A single Pan troglodytes isolate AG18354 chromosome 19, NHGRI_mPanTro3-v2.0_pri, whole genome shotgun sequence DNA region contains:
- the LOC100613991 gene encoding high mobility group protein B3: protein MAKGDPKKPKGKMSAYAFFVQTCREEHKKKNPKVPVNFAEFSKKCSERWKTMSKKEKSKFNELAKADKVHYDQEIKDYGPAKGGKKKDPNAPKRPSSGFFLFCSEFCPKSKSTNPGIPIGDVAKKLSEMWKNLNDSEKQPYITQAAKLKEKYEKDVAVCKSKGKSDGAKGPAKVAQKKVEEEDEDEEFCIVHSVLTFWYVYRLHKTI from the coding sequence ATGGCTAAAGGTGACCCCAAGAAACCAAAGGGCAAGATGTCTGCTTATGCCTTCTTTGTGCAGACGTGCAGAGAAGAACATAAGAAGAAAAACCCAAAAGTCCCCGTCAATTTTGCAGAATTTTCCAAAAAGTGCTCTGAGAGGTGGAAGACAATGTCCAAGAAAGAGAAATCTAAATTCAATGAACTGGCAAAGGCGGATAAAGTGCACTATGATCAGGAAATTAAGGATTATGGACCAGCTAAAGGAGGCAAGAAGAAGGATCCTAATGCCCCCAAAAGGCCATCGTCTGGATTCTTCCTGTTCTGTTCAGAATTCTGCCCCAAGAGCAAATCCACAAACCCCGGCATCCCTATTGGAGACGTGGCAAAAAAGCTGAGTGAGATGTGGAAGAACTTAAATGATAGTGAAAAGCAGCCTTACATCACTCAGGCGGCAAAGCTGAAGGAAAAGTATGAGAAGGATGTTGCTGTCTGTAAGTCAAAAGGAAAGTCTGATGGCGCAAAGGGTCCTGCTAAAGTTGCCCAGAAAAAGGtggaagaggaagatgaagacGAGGAGTTCTGTATTGTACACTCAGTGCTAACTTTTTGGTATGTCTATCGCCTTCACAAAACCATATGA